DNA from Chitinophaga pendula:
TGTCCAGGAGAGGTCGCCGCCGTAGGTCAGTTCTGCTACGTGTTCTGAACCGGCGAAGGTCTTACATAGTAGCTGGAAGCCTAACAGGTCTTCGGAACGCAGGTTGGAATAAGCGGGGACCAGCGTGCTGAAGAGATTGGGTAAGGTAGAGGGATAATCGGCACTGCTGTACACATCTGTACGGAGTACCTGCTTGGGGTCTTTACGGCAACCCGCAAATGCAGCAGTGATAAATAAAGAAAAGGTTATAATATGTTTACGCATAAGATCAGTTTCTGGTAGATAGTGGAATTAAAAAGTAAGATCAATACCGGCAGTGTAGATACGGGCATGTGGATATTGCCATACGGCATCGATACCACGGGTCGTAACCCCACCGGCCAGTTCAGGATCAATACCGGAATATTTAGTGATGGTGAACAGGTTGTTGCCCATCACATAGATGCGGGCTTTCTTCATGCTGATCTTTCTGAGCCAGGTGTCAGAGAAGGTATAACCTAACTGCAGGTTTTTGAGTTTGAGGTAATCGCCTTTCTCTACGAAATAACTGTTCGACTTGGAATAGTTGCCATTAGGATCGTTGTTGTCGATTCTTGGTTGGTTGGTAACCTGGTTGCTGCCGAAGAAGGACGCACCGAATACTTTGGAGGTGGTATTGCCATCGGCAAAGGGATAGGAGGCATAAGCCTTCACACCATTGAAGAGGTCTACACCGGCTACGCCATTAAAGAGCAGGGCGAGGTCGAAGCCTTTCCAGCTCAGGTTGATGGCGGCGCCATATACGAACTTCGGATTGGGATTACCCAATACGGTGCGGTCCTGGTCATTGATGATACCATCGCCATTGACGTCTGCGAAGATCAGGTCGCCCGGTCTGGCTTTGTAGCCAGGTTGCTGTGGATGTTTGTCGATCTCCGCCTGGCTTTGGTAGATACCTTCTACTTTATATCCGTAGAACTGGCCGAAGGGCAGACCTGCTTTGGTGATGGTAATAGGTTGATTGACCATGATACCAAAAGAAGGGTTGCCGTAGTTGTTGTTACCATCCAGGATAGGATTGTTATTTATATTATCCAGGTTCAACACTTTGTTCTTATTAAAAGCACCGTTGAGGTTTAGGCTGTAGCTAAAGTCGCCGGCCTTATCATGATAGCCTACAGAGAGTTCCAGGCCCTGGTTACGCACCGAACCGATGTTGGTGTAAAATGGGGTGGTGATACCGGTGCTGCCGGGGATGGGCAATCCGTACAGCATGTCTTTGGTCGTTTTGTTATACCATTCGGCGGTGAAGGTGAGTTTACTGTCGAGCAACTCGGCATCCAAACCAATATTGGCTTCGTATACGCTTTCCCATTGGATGTTCGGGTTGGGGATGTATGCCTGGCCTGTTCCTACATACGGTGATCCGCCAGGGGTGAAGTTCTGTGCATTGAGCACTTCGTAGGTAGGCTGGAACAGGTACGTGGGGATGTTACTGTTACCCAGTACGCCATAGCTTCCTCTTAATTTCAGCTGGCTGAACATGGGTAGTGCCTGGCGGAAGAAGGGTTCTTCGCTGATGCGCCAGCCGGCGGAGGCGGAGGGGAATACACCATATTGGTTGCCTGGGCCGAATACGGTGAAGTTACCATCGCGGCGTATCGCGCCGGATAGGTAGTACTTGCTGCCATAGTTATAGTTGATCCGTCCGAAGGCTGACTTGATCAGGCCGTTGGGATCGAAAGCCCCTGATACGGTTTGTTGCGATGCCGATGTCTGGATGAAACTCCAGGAGCGACCTCCTACTGATGTTTGTGTGGCATACTGTGCATTGTACCGGGTAGCGATCTGTTCGTAACCGGCGAGTGCGCCAATGGTATGTTTGCCGATTGTATGGTCGAAGGACAATGTATAGTTGGAAAGGATCGTAGGCGTGTTAATGTTAAACTTCTGTAGCTGGTTGATGGCAGTGGATACGGAGCCGAAGTTGTAGGCATCCTGGAAGTATTGCTGGTTTTCGTTGTAATAGGTATAGCCGAAGGTGGTCCGGAATGTCAGGTGCAACGGTAGTTTTACTTCTGCAAATGCATTGGCCTGAAGGTTGAACTTGATATTTTGTGCATTGGCGGTCCGGATCTGCCCTACCAGGTTGGGGCCACCGAAACCTACGGGCGACTTACCCCAGGGGCTTTTAGGATCGCGGCTGTCGTATATGGACATGATAGGAATAGAGCGGAAGGGCGGATTGATCGGTGTGACGATGGCCGGTGCGGTATTGCGGCTCCATACATAGATCTGCTCGCCTACCTTGAAGCGGGAGCCTATTTTGAATTCTGAGTTGACGCGGGCGCCGGACAGATAGGAGGAGTTGTCCAGGTAGATACCATCCTGTCCATTATAAAAGGCGGATACCAGGTAGTTAGAATTGGGGGTGGAGCCGGATACGGACAGGTTATAGTTCTGTTCTGTTGAATTGCGGAACAGTTCTTTTACCCAGTCGGTATCAGGCAGGGTATCTGCTTTGATATTGGAGAGAAAGGTAGGGTCGAGCAGGCGGCGCATCCGTACGAAGTCATCCCGTTTTAATAAGGATAGCGTGAGTGGTTTGGTAACGCCGTAGCGGGCTGAGAAGTTGACGGTGGGCTGACTGCTCTGTCCTCGTTTGGTGGTGATGATGATCACCCCGCCGGCAGCGGCCGAGCCGTAGATGGAGGCGGCGCTGGCATCTTTCAGTACGTCGAAGGTGGCGATATCCTGTACGTTGATATTGTCGCCCGACTGGCGAACGCCATCTACGATATATAAGGGGGCGGCATTATTCAGGGAGGATACCCCACGGATGATAATGCTGGCGGGTGCATCCGGTGCGCCGGAACTTTTGATCACTTCCACCCCGGCCATACGCCCTTGCAATGCCTCTGCTGCGTTGGTGACGGGCAGGCTTTTGATCTCTTCCCCCCTTACAGAGGCTACCGCTCCCGTTACATCCTTACGTTTCTGGGTGCCATAACCTACCACTACTACTGCGTTCAACCCCGTCTGCTGCGGGTGGAGTTGTACGGCTACCTCCTTTTTGTTGCGGATATTTAATTCCTGGGTCTCGAATCCGACAAAGGAGATCGACAGGTCTGTTGCTCCGGCGGGTACCGACAGGCTGAAGCGGCCATTGGTGCCTGTGCTCGTACCCGTCTTGCTGCCTTTGACGGTTACGGAGGCCCCGGGTAATAATACCCCGGTCTCGTCTGTGACCGTGCCTGTAATGACCCGTTCCTGTGCCCTGGCTTTATGTATGGAAATCAGGATGAATAGGCATAATAAGAACGTGGAGAGTGTGCTTTTTTTGTACATACTAGACAAGTATTTATATTGATCAGGGATAATGTTGTGGAACTAGACGTCAGGTACGGTCGCTGAAAATGAGCGATCAGTTTTTGGTTGATGGCCGGGAATGTGAAAGCCGGAATTCCTTGTATCAGTTTATTTAACCCAAAGAAAAAAAGCAGTACAGCGGTGGGCAAATTATATTGGTAAAATATAAGAAATAGCGGTTAATATAGCGGTAGTAAGAGTGCTAAGGT
Protein-coding regions in this window:
- a CDS encoding SusC/RagA family TonB-linked outer membrane protein → MYKKSTLSTFLLCLFILISIHKARAQERVITGTVTDETGVLLPGASVTVKGSKTGTSTGTNGRFSLSVPAGATDLSISFVGFETQELNIRNKKEVAVQLHPQQTGLNAVVVVGYGTQKRKDVTGAVASVRGEEIKSLPVTNAAEALQGRMAGVEVIKSSGAPDAPASIIIRGVSSLNNAAPLYIVDGVRQSGDNINVQDIATFDVLKDASAASIYGSAAAGGVIIITTKRGQSSQPTVNFSARYGVTKPLTLSLLKRDDFVRMRRLLDPTFLSNIKADTLPDTDWVKELFRNSTEQNYNLSVSGSTPNSNYLVSAFYNGQDGIYLDNSSYLSGARVNSEFKIGSRFKVGEQIYVWSRNTAPAIVTPINPPFRSIPIMSIYDSRDPKSPWGKSPVGFGGPNLVGQIRTANAQNIKFNLQANAFAEVKLPLHLTFRTTFGYTYYNENQQYFQDAYNFGSVSTAINQLQKFNINTPTILSNYTLSFDHTIGKHTIGALAGYEQIATRYNAQYATQTSVGGRSWSFIQTSASQQTVSGAFDPNGLIKSAFGRINYNYGSKYYLSGAIRRDGNFTVFGPGNQYGVFPSASAGWRISEEPFFRQALPMFSQLKLRGSYGVLGNSNIPTYLFQPTYEVLNAQNFTPGGSPYVGTGQAYIPNPNIQWESVYEANIGLDAELLDSKLTFTAEWYNKTTKDMLYGLPIPGSTGITTPFYTNIGSVRNQGLELSVGYHDKAGDFSYSLNLNGAFNKNKVLNLDNINNNPILDGNNNYGNPSFGIMVNQPITITKAGLPFGQFYGYKVEGIYQSQAEIDKHPQQPGYKARPGDLIFADVNGDGIINDQDRTVLGNPNPKFVYGAAINLSWKGFDLALLFNGVAGVDLFNGVKAYASYPFADGNTTSKVFGASFFGSNQVTNQPRIDNNDPNGNYSKSNSYFVEKGDYLKLKNLQLGYTFSDTWLRKISMKKARIYVMGNNLFTITKYSGIDPELAGGVTTRGIDAVWQYPHARIYTAGIDLTF